A single region of the Nocardioides aquaticus genome encodes:
- a CDS encoding SRPBCC family protein yields MTSDRDPSPASSASSSSAARELRAEQVVDAPPAAVWATLADVARMGEWSPELVTMRPLLPGGLRVGQQYLGINRRGVVVWPTRSVVAELEPGRLLSWDTRTSGARWIWELEPTGDGRTRVVHRRPVPRGLTGLSRLAAPLLLGGTDAHADELEAGMARTVERMAAAASASAVGEQGPTTRGSGPDAG; encoded by the coding sequence GTGACCTCCGACCGAGACCCCTCTCCAGCGTCGTCCGCGTCGTCGTCGTCCGCCGCTCGTGAGCTGCGCGCGGAGCAGGTGGTCGACGCGCCGCCCGCCGCGGTCTGGGCGACGCTGGCCGACGTCGCGCGGATGGGGGAGTGGAGCCCCGAGCTGGTGACCATGCGCCCGCTGCTGCCGGGCGGGCTGCGGGTCGGGCAGCAGTACCTCGGGATCAACCGGCGCGGGGTCGTGGTCTGGCCCACCCGCTCCGTGGTGGCCGAGCTCGAGCCCGGCCGGCTGCTGTCGTGGGACACGCGCACCAGCGGCGCCCGCTGGATCTGGGAGCTGGAGCCGACCGGCGACGGGCGGACCAGGGTCGTGCACCGCCGGCCGGTGCCCCGGGGGCTCACCGGGCTCAGCCGGCTGGCGGCGCCGCTGCTGCTCGGCGGCACCGACGCCCACGCCGACGAGCTCGAGGCCGGCATGGCCCGCACGGTCGAGCGGATGGCCGCCGCGGCGTCCGCGTCCGCTGTTGGCGAACAGGGCCCGACCACCCGTGGTTCGGGGCCCGACGCGGGCTAG
- a CDS encoding ribose-5-phosphate isomerase has product MRVHVGSDHAGLELKDHLLAWLGEHGYEPVDHGPFRYDALDDYPVFCLRAAEAVAAERAEGRDSLGVVVGGSGNGEQIAANKVRGVRCALAWSEETARLARQHNDATVVSVGGRLHPLEDMTRFVEVFLAEPFSGDERHVRRIEQLSTYETGGGLPPLPDSARPAAEQA; this is encoded by the coding sequence ATGCGCGTCCACGTCGGATCCGACCACGCCGGGCTCGAGCTCAAGGACCACCTGCTGGCCTGGCTCGGCGAGCACGGCTACGAGCCGGTCGACCACGGTCCCTTCCGCTACGACGCGCTCGACGACTACCCGGTCTTCTGCCTGCGGGCGGCCGAGGCCGTCGCCGCCGAGCGCGCCGAGGGCCGCGACAGCCTGGGTGTGGTCGTCGGGGGCTCGGGCAACGGCGAGCAGATCGCCGCCAACAAGGTGCGCGGCGTGCGGTGCGCGCTGGCGTGGTCGGAGGAGACCGCCCGCCTGGCCCGCCAGCACAACGACGCGACCGTGGTCTCCGTGGGCGGGCGGCTGCACCCGCTCGAGGACATGACCCGCTTCGTGGAGGTGTTCCTCGCCGAGCCGTTCAGCGGCGACGAGCGCCACGTGCGCCGCATCGAGCAGCTGTCGACGTACGAGACCGGGGGCGGGCTGCCGCCGCTGCCGGACTCCGCGCGTCCCGCCGCAGAGCAGGCCTGA
- the tig gene encoding trigger factor, whose amino-acid sequence MKSAVETLTPTRAKLTVEVPFEELKPSLDAAYKKIAQQINVPGFRRGKVPAAIIDRQVGREVVLQEAVQDLVPQKYMEALQENDLQPLAQPEIEVTNLAPDEQLEFTAEVDVKPTIELPEYDGIEAGVDDLEVTDADVEEQVAALRERFGTLSDVERPAADGDFVVIDLLATQGGEPVEGAEVSQMSYQVGRGGMIEGLDEALLGLSAGEDKVFTTQLVGGDLVGEDVEVSVRVSQVQEQELPELDDDFAQEASEFDTYEELTEDVRDRLRNGKRLEQAAAARDAVLEVLLEKVDVPLPESVVAEELTARRQSVEQQLAQAGMTMQAYLDDEGQTVDEFEADLEKRVRDAVAAQFILDEIAKKEELGVDQNELSQHLVRRAQQSGQDPQEFANHMFAHNHIPDLVQEILRGKALASIVESATVTDASGNVVEMRNLRPDGSIASAEEVAAAEAADAGDESVEDDADGSAEDVQGAEGAEGETAEDDTTKE is encoded by the coding sequence GTGAAGAGCGCCGTCGAGACCTTGACCCCGACCCGGGCCAAGCTGACCGTCGAGGTGCCCTTCGAGGAGCTCAAGCCGAGCCTCGACGCGGCCTACAAGAAGATCGCCCAGCAGATCAACGTCCCCGGCTTCCGCCGCGGCAAGGTCCCCGCCGCGATCATCGACCGGCAGGTCGGCCGCGAGGTCGTCCTCCAGGAGGCCGTGCAGGACCTCGTGCCGCAGAAGTACATGGAGGCGCTCCAGGAGAACGACCTGCAGCCGCTCGCCCAGCCCGAGATCGAGGTCACCAACCTCGCCCCGGACGAGCAGCTCGAGTTCACCGCCGAGGTCGACGTCAAGCCGACCATCGAGCTGCCGGAGTACGACGGCATCGAGGCCGGCGTCGACGACCTCGAGGTCACCGACGCCGACGTCGAGGAGCAGGTCGCCGCGCTGCGCGAGCGCTTCGGCACCCTCTCCGACGTCGAGCGCCCCGCCGCCGACGGCGACTTCGTGGTCATCGACCTCCTCGCCACCCAGGGCGGCGAGCCCGTCGAGGGCGCCGAGGTCAGCCAGATGAGCTACCAGGTCGGCCGCGGCGGGATGATCGAGGGCCTCGACGAGGCCCTGCTCGGCCTGTCGGCCGGCGAGGACAAGGTCTTCACCACCCAGCTCGTCGGTGGCGACCTGGTCGGCGAGGACGTCGAGGTCAGCGTGCGCGTCAGCCAGGTGCAGGAGCAGGAGCTGCCCGAGCTCGACGACGACTTCGCCCAGGAGGCCTCGGAGTTCGACACCTACGAGGAGCTCACCGAGGACGTGCGCGACCGGCTGCGCAACGGCAAGCGCCTCGAGCAGGCCGCCGCCGCCCGCGACGCCGTCCTCGAGGTCCTCCTCGAGAAGGTCGACGTGCCGCTGCCGGAGTCGGTCGTGGCCGAGGAGCTCACCGCCCGTCGCCAGAGCGTCGAGCAGCAGCTCGCGCAGGCCGGGATGACCATGCAGGCCTACCTCGACGACGAGGGCCAGACGGTCGACGAGTTCGAGGCCGACCTGGAGAAGCGGGTCCGCGACGCGGTCGCCGCCCAGTTCATCCTGGACGAGATCGCCAAGAAGGAGGAGCTCGGCGTCGACCAGAACGAGCTCTCCCAGCACCTCGTGCGTCGCGCCCAGCAGTCCGGCCAGGACCCGCAGGAGTTCGCGAACCACATGTTCGCGCACAACCACATCCCCGACCTGGTCCAGGAGATCCTGCGGGGCAAGGCGCTGGCCTCCATCGTCGAGTCCGCCACCGTCACCGACGCGTCCGGCAACGTGGTCGAGATGCGCAACCTGCGCCCCGACGGCAGCATCGCCTCCGCCGAGGAGGTCGCTGCGGCCGAGGCTGCCGACGCCGGGGACGAGTCGGTCGAGGACGACGCGGACGGGTCCGCCGAGGACGTCCAGGGCGCCGAGGGCGCCGAGGGCGAGACCGCCGAGGACGACACCACCAAGGAGTGA
- a CDS encoding PP2C family protein-serine/threonine phosphatase — MSTPTRDVRPERVLAPRRGLRSLRRHGVSAETRLSVGLGAVSTVVALLVVAFDGIMPFTSLMVPLLVGSIFLGPRTLPWFVIYLMLLLTAQVALVGDSGGRIVGPTTVQFTMGLIVLFTSFRRSQLGVGGLRGESMLVDLRDRILTQGGIPALPEGWQVDSAIHSAGGTPFAGDFVVATRVDDPGRLEVVVVDVSGKGADAGTRALLLSGAFGGLLGATRPDGFLPAANDYMVRQDWDEGFATAVHLSVDLGTGAYEVRSAGHPPALHRSAGSGRWRVLDSEGPVLGLIEGPDFVAARGVVGHGDTLLLYTDGMVEEPRRDIDLGIDRLLGAAEQLLRGSVGGAATRLVTALGSPDDDRAMIVVHRT, encoded by the coding sequence ATGAGCACCCCGACCCGGGACGTGCGCCCGGAGCGCGTGCTCGCGCCCCGGAGAGGACTCCGGTCGCTGCGCCGGCACGGCGTGAGCGCGGAGACGCGCCTCTCGGTCGGCCTCGGTGCCGTGTCGACCGTGGTGGCCCTGCTCGTCGTGGCCTTCGACGGCATCATGCCGTTCACCAGCCTGATGGTCCCGCTGCTGGTCGGCAGCATCTTCCTCGGCCCGCGCACGCTGCCGTGGTTCGTGATCTACCTGATGCTGCTGCTGACCGCGCAGGTGGCGCTCGTCGGGGACTCCGGAGGCCGCATCGTCGGCCCGACCACGGTGCAGTTCACGATGGGGCTGATCGTGCTCTTCACCTCGTTCCGCCGCTCCCAGCTCGGCGTCGGCGGGCTGCGGGGCGAGTCGATGCTGGTCGACCTGCGCGACCGGATCCTCACCCAGGGCGGCATCCCCGCGCTGCCCGAGGGGTGGCAGGTCGACTCCGCGATCCACTCCGCGGGGGGCACGCCCTTCGCGGGGGACTTCGTGGTGGCCACCCGGGTCGACGACCCGGGCCGCCTGGAGGTGGTGGTCGTCGACGTGTCGGGCAAGGGCGCGGACGCCGGCACCCGCGCGCTGCTGCTCTCCGGCGCCTTCGGCGGCCTGCTGGGGGCCACGCGTCCCGACGGCTTCCTGCCCGCGGCCAACGACTACATGGTGCGCCAGGACTGGGACGAGGGCTTCGCGACCGCCGTGCACCTCTCCGTCGACCTCGGCACGGGGGCCTACGAGGTCCGCTCGGCCGGTCACCCGCCGGCCCTGCACCGCTCGGCCGGCTCCGGCCGGTGGCGCGTGCTGGACAGCGAGGGGCCCGTGCTCGGGCTGATCGAGGGGCCCGACTTCGTCGCGGCGCGCGGCGTGGTCGGCCACGGCGACACCCTGCTGCTCTACACCGACGGCATGGTCGAGGAGCCCCGGCGCGACATCGACCTGGGGATCGACCGGCTGCTGGGCGCCGCGGAGCAGCTGCTGCGGGGCAGCGTGGGCGGGGCCGCGACCCGGCTGGTGACCGCGCTGGGCTCCCCGGACGACGACCGCGCGATGATCGTGGTCCACCGCACCTGA
- a CDS encoding ATP-dependent Clp protease proteolytic subunit yields MSYYIPQWEERTSYGVRRIDPYGKLFEDRIIFLGTPISDDVANAVMAQLLCLESLNPDQDIQIYINSPGGSFTALTAIYDTMRFIKPDVQTVCLGQAASAAAILLAAGAPGKRLALPNSRILIHQPYTEGTFGQTSDIEIQANEILRMRELLETMISEHSGRDIEQVSRDIERDKILTAAQAKDYGLIDGVLDSRKGTPALAGT; encoded by the coding sequence ATGAGCTACTACATCCCCCAGTGGGAAGAGCGCACCTCCTACGGCGTGCGTCGCATCGACCCCTACGGCAAGCTGTTCGAGGACCGCATCATCTTCCTCGGCACCCCGATCTCCGACGACGTCGCCAACGCGGTGATGGCGCAGCTGCTGTGCCTGGAGTCCCTGAACCCCGACCAGGACATCCAGATCTACATCAACTCCCCGGGCGGCTCCTTCACGGCGCTGACCGCGATCTACGACACGATGCGGTTCATCAAGCCCGACGTGCAGACGGTCTGCCTCGGTCAGGCCGCCTCGGCGGCCGCGATCCTGCTCGCGGCGGGGGCCCCCGGCAAGCGCCTGGCCCTGCCCAACAGCCGGATCCTGATCCACCAGCCCTACACCGAGGGCACGTTCGGCCAGACCTCGGACATCGAGATCCAGGCCAACGAGATCCTCCGGATGCGCGAGCTGCTCGAGACGATGATCAGCGAGCACAGCGGTCGCGACATCGAGCAGGTCAGCCGCGACATCGAGCGCGACAAGATCCTGACGGCCGCGCAGGCCAAGGACTACGGCCTGATCGACGGCGTGCTGGACTCGCGCAAGGGCACCCCGGCGCTCGCCGGGACCTGA
- a CDS encoding alpha/beta hydrolase, producing MALHPQARAALEAAAGDVPVSDPAFDVARARAESRVAAAAEPRERVAHVEDVDAHGVPCRVYLPVDPADASVTGLVLHLHGGGFVLNDVEVHDAACRRLVVSSGHAVLSVDYRRPPEHRFPAAPDDVDTVLAWLAAEGPGRGLDVPVVAHGDSAGANLALVAALRHPGRFAATVLIYPFLDPTGSFPSFRRETHGFDPRDATWYWEQYAASSADLADPDLAPLLSEHLATLPPTLVLTAEHDPLLDEGEHLVALLAEAGVEVTGTRYLGMLHGFWRHPGAYDAASTAIQQVGAFVAHHLPTTRPDPGA from the coding sequence ATGGCCCTGCACCCCCAGGCCCGCGCCGCCCTCGAGGCTGCCGCGGGCGACGTCCCGGTCAGCGACCCGGCCTTCGACGTCGCCCGGGCCCGGGCGGAGTCCCGGGTCGCCGCGGCGGCCGAGCCCCGGGAGCGCGTCGCCCACGTCGAGGACGTCGACGCGCACGGGGTGCCGTGCCGGGTCTACCTGCCCGTCGACCCGGCGGACGCTTCCGTGACCGGGCTGGTGCTGCACCTGCACGGCGGGGGCTTCGTGCTCAACGACGTCGAGGTCCACGACGCCGCCTGCCGCCGCCTCGTGGTCTCCAGCGGGCACGCGGTGCTCAGCGTCGACTACCGCCGCCCGCCGGAGCACCGGTTCCCGGCCGCGCCCGACGACGTCGACACGGTGCTGGCCTGGCTGGCTGCCGAGGGACCCGGGCGCGGGCTCGACGTGCCGGTGGTGGCACACGGCGACAGCGCCGGCGCCAACCTCGCCCTGGTCGCCGCGCTGCGCCACCCCGGCCGCTTCGCCGCGACCGTGCTGATCTACCCCTTCCTCGACCCCACCGGCTCCTTCCCCTCCTTCCGGCGCGAGACGCACGGCTTCGACCCCCGCGACGCCACCTGGTACTGGGAGCAGTACGCCGCCTCGTCGGCCGACCTCGCCGACCCCGACCTCGCGCCGCTGCTCTCGGAGCACCTCGCGACGCTGCCGCCGACGCTGGTGCTCACCGCCGAGCACGACCCGCTGCTCGACGAGGGCGAGCACCTGGTCGCGCTGCTGGCCGAGGCCGGCGTCGAGGTGACCGGCACCCGCTACCTCGGCATGCTGCACGGGTTCTGGCGCCACCCGGGTGCCTACGACGCCGCGAGCACCGCGATCCAGCAGGTCGGCGCCTTCGTGGCCCACCACCTGCCCACCACCCGTCCGGACCCGGGGGCCTGA
- a CDS encoding Fpg/Nei family DNA glycosylase, producing MPEGHTLLRLALDLDAAFGGRHVRVTSPQGRFEESAAILDGRVLRAAEATGKHLFLDFDQEDVVHVHLGLYGKLPVHAGLPGVDAVPAPVGAVRMRLVADGADGHGAGTAYGDLRGATQCALVTPAEREAVLDRIGPDPLKPDADPDRAWQRIRRSRAPIGGLLMDQSVLAGVGNVYRAEVLFRQRLDPMRPGRTLRVSQWQAVWDDLVELMAAGVRSGRIETLRPEDRAAARQRPARRRTGQHYVYRRDGQECLVCGATVRTRELAARNLFWCPRCQPVFRSRAVG from the coding sequence GTGCCCGAGGGCCACACCCTGCTGCGGCTCGCGCTCGACCTCGACGCCGCCTTCGGCGGGCGCCACGTCCGGGTCACCAGCCCGCAGGGCCGCTTCGAGGAGTCCGCGGCGATCCTGGACGGCCGGGTGCTGCGCGCCGCCGAGGCCACCGGCAAGCACCTGTTCCTCGACTTCGACCAGGAGGACGTCGTGCACGTCCACCTCGGGCTGTACGGCAAGCTGCCGGTCCACGCGGGCCTCCCCGGCGTGGACGCGGTGCCGGCCCCGGTCGGGGCGGTCCGGATGCGGCTGGTCGCCGACGGTGCCGACGGTCACGGCGCCGGCACGGCGTACGGAGACCTGCGCGGCGCCACGCAGTGCGCCCTGGTCACCCCGGCCGAGCGCGAGGCCGTGCTCGACCGGATCGGGCCGGACCCGCTGAAGCCCGACGCCGACCCGGACCGGGCCTGGCAGCGGATCCGCCGCAGCCGGGCCCCGATCGGCGGGCTGCTGATGGACCAGTCCGTGCTGGCCGGCGTGGGCAATGTCTACCGGGCAGAGGTGCTCTTCCGGCAGCGGCTCGACCCGATGCGTCCCGGACGCACCCTGCGGGTCAGCCAGTGGCAGGCGGTGTGGGACGACCTCGTCGAGCTGATGGCGGCGGGCGTGCGCAGCGGCAGGATCGAGACGCTGCGCCCCGAGGACCGCGCGGCGGCCCGCCAGCGGCCGGCGCGGCGGCGTACGGGCCAGCACTACGTCTACCGCCGCGACGGGCAGGAGTGCCTGGTCTGCGGGGCGACGGTGCGGACCAGGGAGCTGGCCGCCCGGAACCTGTTCTGGTGCCCGCGTTGCCAGCCCGTGTTCCGCTCCCGCGCCGTAGGGTGA
- a CDS encoding ATP-dependent Clp protease proteolytic subunit has protein sequence MNGGAGLNVLDDHIYQRLLRERIVFLGSEVRDQNANAICAQLLLLSAEDPEADIFLHINSPGGSVDAGMAIYDTMNYIPNDVATVGMGLAASMGQFLLCAGAKGKRYALPHARIMMHQPSSGMGGSASDIKIQAQQSLHIKKVLLDLIAEHTGQDIEQVIADADRDRWFTADQAMEYGLVDKVVKNARDAADEGRPAHTKD, from the coding sequence ATGAACGGCGGGGCAGGACTCAACGTGCTCGACGACCACATCTACCAGCGGCTGCTGCGCGAGCGCATCGTGTTCCTCGGCTCCGAGGTGCGCGACCAGAACGCGAACGCGATCTGCGCCCAGCTGCTGCTGCTCTCGGCCGAGGACCCCGAGGCCGACATCTTCCTGCACATCAACAGCCCCGGTGGCTCCGTGGACGCCGGCATGGCGATCTACGACACCATGAACTACATCCCCAACGACGTCGCGACCGTCGGGATGGGCCTGGCGGCCTCGATGGGGCAGTTCCTGCTCTGCGCCGGCGCCAAGGGCAAGCGGTACGCGCTGCCGCACGCGCGGATCATGATGCACCAGCCCTCCTCGGGCATGGGCGGCTCCGCCTCGGACATCAAGATCCAGGCGCAGCAGTCGCTGCACATCAAGAAGGTGCTGCTCGACCTCATCGCCGAGCACACCGGCCAGGACATCGAGCAGGTCATCGCCGACGCCGACCGCGACCGCTGGTTCACCGCCGACCAGGCCATGGAGTACGGCCTGGTCGACAAGGTGGTCAAGAACGCGCGCGACGCCGCCGACGAGGGCCGACCGGCCCACACGAAGGACTGA
- a CDS encoding esterase/lipase family protein has translation MTSVAPAPGASVLDALSLLAQVADELVVRSARDTHLAIADRAHRVTRRATFGVSAVPEVAHRGIASAVYAGLGAGLRATSVGLDRLAATGAGPRLEDHPRGRFVSSAVNGLIGDRLLQERPQLAIPLAVRVHHRDVEPDPVPLAAAFPEATGDLVFFLHGLCESEEAWGLHRASVGTTYGEAVTARGWTPVFLRLNSGLPLRENGVALAALMQRVVDAWPVPVRRVVLVGHSMGGLVVRAAGAVAPAPPDSGRAWAELVSDVVTLGTPHLGAPVAWGVGHGSRGLGLLPETAAFGRILDWRSQGVHDLVAGLTSDVPPWPHARYHLVAATLTREQRHPVGDLVGDVLVRPRSAYGRDRRGAELFPGADVLHVGGTDHFGLLNHPDVHAALGRWLDAAEVGRG, from the coding sequence ATGACCTCCGTCGCCCCCGCCCCCGGCGCGTCCGTGCTGGATGCGCTGTCGCTGCTGGCGCAGGTCGCCGACGAGCTGGTCGTGCGCAGCGCCCGGGACACGCACCTGGCGATCGCCGACCGGGCGCACCGGGTGACCCGCAGGGCGACCTTCGGCGTCTCCGCCGTGCCCGAGGTGGCCCACCGCGGCATCGCCTCCGCGGTGTACGCCGGCCTCGGGGCCGGTCTCCGGGCGACCTCGGTCGGCCTGGACCGGCTCGCGGCCACGGGCGCCGGGCCGCGGCTGGAGGACCACCCCCGGGGCCGCTTCGTGTCCTCGGCCGTCAACGGCCTGATCGGGGACCGGCTGCTGCAGGAGCGCCCGCAGCTGGCGATCCCGCTGGCGGTGCGCGTGCACCACCGCGACGTCGAGCCCGACCCGGTGCCGCTGGCCGCGGCGTTCCCGGAGGCCACCGGCGACCTCGTGTTCTTCCTGCACGGGCTCTGCGAGAGCGAGGAGGCCTGGGGCCTGCACCGCGCCAGCGTGGGCACGACCTACGGCGAGGCGGTGACCGCCCGCGGCTGGACCCCGGTCTTCCTCCGGCTCAACTCGGGGCTGCCGCTGCGCGAGAACGGCGTCGCGCTCGCCGCCCTGATGCAGCGGGTCGTCGACGCCTGGCCGGTCCCGGTGCGCCGGGTCGTCCTGGTCGGCCACTCCATGGGCGGCCTGGTGGTGCGCGCCGCCGGCGCCGTGGCCCCCGCACCCCCGGACTCCGGGCGGGCCTGGGCGGAGCTGGTCAGCGACGTCGTCACCCTCGGCACGCCCCACCTGGGCGCCCCGGTGGCCTGGGGGGTCGGGCACGGCTCGCGCGGCCTCGGGCTGCTGCCGGAGACCGCGGCGTTCGGCCGCATCCTCGACTGGCGCTCCCAGGGCGTGCACGACCTGGTGGCCGGGCTGACCTCCGACGTGCCGCCGTGGCCGCACGCCCGGTACCACCTGGTGGCGGCCACCCTGACCCGCGAGCAGCGGCACCCGGTGGGGGACCTGGTCGGCGACGTCCTGGTCCGGCCGCGCTCGGCGTACGGCCGGGACCGTCGCGGGGCCGAGCTGTTCCCGGGCGCGGACGTGCTCCACGTCGGCGGCACCGACCACTTCGGCCTGCTCAACCACCCCGACGTCCACGCCGCCCTGGGCCGGTGGCTCGACGCCGCCGAGGTCGGGCGGGGATGA